The Struthio camelus isolate bStrCam1 chromosome 12, bStrCam1.hap1, whole genome shotgun sequence genome includes a window with the following:
- the TP53BP1 gene encoding TP53-binding protein 1 isoform X1, with protein sequence MEPGGSQLEPGFSQQDAPCLIVEDSQPEGAAGAGAACLALLGRRRSPSPVLELLCGPSQRRAGGGADREWRTGPMATPARPEAAGRVAEEEPPPGGESSVLGTAGGRDGGDVEDRAASPCVEDTGTSQLHFGALELSQSQDFESDFVPNEGNAGHQFEPGVAVPSSSRLVKNDTKNELNVGSSETVPSRETRTALECQPKESERTLQEGEEGTRKKMHVSDLLKTEKSPDSAHQELEILSTQEEMFPEDNATASGSGCVITRVEEARSLACTPARSLHLLQLSGQGSFVPENHSIGSSGLVVSSPDAFGSNALVPSSPTEQEEAKEEQMDISLPAEGRELIEEKQRGDVLVEITVPRILPEPPGLPQASTPVSQSAPAFFPGSLPIPSQPEFSHITAAELQYLPHTSRFGNWRDEPRIISDSATEDIFIPTQSPEERHEGEEKAAVLPHSCLPGDLPGPTGSLSKTPTGDSVSQPSDSCKLMLSVSECSQPTNAEGSSVSLQTGRDSETTRIEMVSECKASDLRLSSMENDNIELRLDAGRQALSAQNCEKAKKEDVQATRKPVMRLVAEGIAGEGSLPPTAYDDHECNSGSQAAADLSDQPEILSYALGKEAQSGDNPLEENSEPEAVPETQCEEQEKPQVKAKQVNEEGSLISITHTQKFILEKKIECHEDMEVEFADDSCKNIKNLSDQAQKLEETGPESWAKETSKACALGIAEVTDMEKLSFRAASENMPKLSKVISPPSGGELLEQHNNLFPKLKVDVSSEAALSAKNHPDGSELGQIMIIGNQPPLQEKGADMLVTQQENQVPKSTEDSVMTSLEQEERIQPQEKAAAKSPSPSSGTPFHFTLPKESDVIQPLMSVTPPLIGQLKMEPRRHSTPIVDDSCPDSTIATSDVTAEGTMGTNSVTVESAMASADVLEVCEKGDSGAAPDADGKLSLRMNLMNSPLNDGSEESLPFSLEKPTDSERKNGSSAVAGAVASSQKASSVFSRVCEVRREDEARGHGLSTSPFRGNLFSFSGTQDDTGLCKNPGDWQCQQHKAEDSGGQVQIPQRLQQDCNQQPSHAEEVESVETGVVSNQTEGERMPKKPSKAVTTEERVEGRERWANTNNKGIQTASDCLFAPTTVTTATQTAEETCRQVEVGTSMSGQRPDRRDANIQTEESGEKLVNASGEDTDSLHSQGEEEFNLLHPPRGRVQHRHIRTIREVRTVVTRVITDVYYINGAEVERKVVEETEEPVVECQECETDTSSSRTAVGSSLTSGDLGDVSSFSSKASSLHRTSSGASSGHSATHSSSSSGRGTGAVKGKACGTETGEFALPIGRGILGKLSPRKGAGQAVSPLRVSQTGALPCEEDEDSMLGARQGGRAPVTPRGRGRRGRPPSRATGTRDLTGLPGVEDLSTTASPEEKSFIRTVRLPDGGEKPDAAGFCALRRSDSPEIPLQVVAGPSDCADSSSGSSFVGLRVVAKWSSNGYFYSGMITQDVGAGKYKLLFDDGYECDVLGKDILLCDPIPLETEVTALSEDEYFSAGVVKGHRKESGELYYCIEKEGQRKWYKRMAVILSLEQGNKLREQFGLGPYEPVTPLTKAADISLDNLVEGKRKRRSNLGSPSTSSSNTTPTRKGLESPRVPLGMLSGKRKLVASEDERSPAKRGRKSATVKPGAVRAAEFVSTCESVDAVDPPVLEDQHGPLPHNKTLFLGYAFLLTMATPSDKLVNRQKPSDGPAGSSEEEEEFLEMTPYNEHYIAQQLRAGAGYILEDFNETQCNAAYQCLLIADQHCRTRKYLLCLARGIPCVSHIWVHDSCHANQLQNYRNYLLPAGYSLQEQKLLEWHPRENPFHNLKVLLVSEQQQNFLDLWSEILMTGGAASVKQHYSNAHNKDIALGVYDVVVTDFSCPAGLLKCAEALRLPVVSQEWVIQSLIAGERVGYNKHPKYKHDYVPH encoded by the exons ATGGAGCCCGGCGGCAGCCAGCTGGAGCCCGGCTTCTCGCAGCAGGACGCGCCCTGCCTGATCGTGGAGGACTCGCAGCCcgagggcgcggcgggggcgggcgcggcctgcctcgctctgctgggccggcggcggagcccgAGCCCCGTGCTG GAGCTCCTGTGCGGTCCCAgccagcggcgggcgggcggcggggcggaccGGGAGTGGCGCACAG GGCCCATGGCGACCCCTGCCCGCCCGGAGGCCGCCGGCCGCGTCGccgaggaggagccgccgcccgGCGGGGAGAGCAG TGTCCTTGGGACGGCTGGAGGAAGAGACGGAGGCGACGTCGAGGACCGCGCCGCTTCGCCGTGCGTAGAAG ATACAGGCACGTCACAGCTGCATTTTGGAGCTTTAGAGCTCTCGCAGAGTCAGGACTTTGAGAGTGACTTTGTGCCCAATGAAGGAAATGCTGGGCATCAGTTTGAGCCTGGAGTTGCTGTCCCTTCTTCTTCCAGACTTGTGAAGAATGATACTAAAAATG AACTGAACGTGGGTAGCAGTGAAACTGTCCCCAGCAGGGAAACACGTACTGCTTTGGAGTGCCAGCCGAAGGAGTCTGAAAG AActctgcaggaaggagaagagggtaccaggaaaaaaatgcacgTCTCTGATCTGCTAAAAACTGAGAAATCCCCTGATTCTGCTCATCAGGAGTTGGAGATCTTGTCAACTCAGGAAGAGATGTTTCCTGAGGATAATGCAACAG CTTCTGGGAGTGGCTGCGTCATAACCAGGGTAGAAGAGGCAAGATCTCTGGCATGCACCCCTGCTCGCAGTCTGCACCTCCTACAGCTCTCTGGACAGGGATCCTTTGTACCGGAGAATCACTCCAT TGGTTCTTCAGGCCTGGTTGTTTCTTCTCCCGATGCCTTTGGATCCAACGCTCTTGTCCCCAGCAGTCCTACTGAACAGGAGGAAGCAAAAG AAGAACAGATGGATATATCTCTACCAGCAGAAGGAAGAGAGCTGAtagaggagaagcagagaggagatgTGCTAGTGGAGATCACCGTCCCACGTATCCTACCAGAACCTCCTGGCCTGCCACAGGCTTCAACTCCAGTGTCCCAGAGTGCCCCAGCCTTCTTTCCTGGATCTTTACCTATACCATCACAACCAGAGTTCTCTCAT ATAACTGCAGCAGAATTGCAATACTTGCCCCATACTTCACGGTTTGGTAATTGGAGAGATGAACCAAGGATCATTTCTGATTCTGCCACAGAG gataTCTTTATTCCAACGCAGAGTCCAGAGGAGAggcatgagggagaagaaaaagctgctgttctACCCCATTCATGCTTGCCTGGAGATCTCCCTGGGCCCACAGGTTCTTTGTCAAAGACGCCTACAGGGGACTCTGTGTCACAGCCTTCTGATTCCTGTAAGCTGATGCTTTCTGTCAGTGAATGTAGCCAGCCCACGAATGCAGAAGGCAGTTCGGTCTCTCTGCAGACTGGCCGAGATAGTGAAACTACACGGATAGAAATGGTTTCCGAATGCAAGGCCTCGGACTTGAGACTCAGTTCCATGGAGAACGACAACATAGAACTGAGGCTGGATGCAGGCCGCCAAGCCCTCTCTGCTCAGAactgtgaaaaagcaaaaaaagaggatGTACAGGCCACAAGAAAGCCTGTAATGCGGTTAGTTGCTGAAGGCATAGCAGGTGAGGGGTCGTTACCCCCTACAGCTTATGATGATCACGAGTGCAATTCTGGAAGTCAGGCTGCTGCAGATCTGTCTGACCAGCCTGAGATTTTGTCATACGCTCTGGGTAAAGAAGCACAGTCTGGGGATAATCCATTGGAAGAGAATTCTGAACCTGAGGCAGTTCCTGAGACTCAGTGTGAAGAACAAGAAAAGCCACAGGTAAAAGCGAAGCAAGTAAATGAAGAGGGGTCTCTTATCAGCATAACCCATACTCAGAAGTTCattcttgaaaagaaaatagagtgTCATGAAGATATGGAAGTGGAATTTGCTGATGATTCTTGTAAAAACATCAAAAACCTGTCAGATCAGGCCCAAAAATTAGAAGAGACTGGACCAGAAAGCTGGGCAAAAGAAACTTCAAAAGCTTGCGCTTTGGGCATTGCAGAGGTGACAGACATGGAAAAACTGTCCTTTAGGGCTGCTTCAGAAAACATGCCAAAGCTCAGTAAAGTTatatctccaccttctggaggaGAGTTATTGGAACAGCACAACAATTTATTTCCTAAGTTAAAGGTTGACGTTTCATCAGAAGCAGCATTGAGTGCCAAAAACCATCCTGATGGTTCAGAATTGGGCCAGATAATGATAATAGGGAATCAGCCACCACTTCAGGAGAAAGGGGCTGATATGCTGGTGACTCAGCAGGAGAATCAGGTGCCAAAGAGTACAGAAGATAGCGTTATGACGAGTCTGGAGCAGGAAGAACGGATACAGCCACAGGAGAAGGCAGCTGCTAAGTCCCCTAGTCCTTCCAGTG GAACCCCGTTTCATTTTACTCTGCCAAAGGAGAGTGATGTCATTCAGCCCTTGATGAGCGTAACGCCACCTCTTATTGGCCAGCTTAAAATGGAGCCCAGAAGACACAGCACACCGATTG tggATGATAGTTGTCCAGACAGCACTATAGCGACTAGTGATGTAACAGCAGAGGGCACAATGGGGACCAACAGTGTCACAGTAGAAAGCGCGATGGCGTCAGCAGACGTGTTGGAAGTCTGCGAGAAAGGAGATTCCGGTGCAGCTCCTGATGCTGATGGGAAACTTTCCCTGCGAATGAACCTTATGAACTCCCCTTTGAATGATGGGAGTGAGGAGTCGCTTCCATTCAGCTTGGAAA AGCCTACagacagtgaaaggaaaaatggaTCCTCTGCTGTTGCTGGGGCTGTTGCCAG CTCCCAGAAGGCATCGTCTGTGTTTAGTCGTGTTTGTGAAGTTcggcgagaggatgaggccagaggCCATGGTCTTTCCACTTCTCCATTTAG GGGGAATCTATTCAGTTTTTCTGGCACGCAAGACGATACGGGACTGTGTAAAAATCCTGGTGACTGGCAATGCCAGCAACACAAGGCAGAGGACAGTGGTGGACAGGTCCAAATTCCTCAGCGGTTGCAGCAGGACTGCAATCAACAGCCTTCTCATGCAGAGGAAGTTGAATCTGTGGAGACTGGTGTTGTAAGCAATCAGACAGAAGGGGAAAGAATGCCGAAGAAACCAAGTAAGGCTGTGACAACTGAAGAGAGGGTTGAAGGCCGAGAGAGGTGGGCAAACACCAATAATAAAGGGATTCAAACGGCATCAGATTGTCTTTTTGCCCCGACAACTGTTACAACAGCAACGCAAACGGCAGAAGAAACCTGTAGGCAGGTGGAAGTGGGAACTAGTATGTCTGGGCAAAGACCTGACCGACGAGATGCAAACATCCAAACTGAGGAGAGTGGGGAGAAGCTTGTGAATGCTTCTGGAGAGGACACAGACTCTCTGCATAGTCAG GGAGAGGAGGAGTTTAACCTTCTTCATCCACCCAGAGGCCGGGTTCAACATCGCCACATACGAACTATTCGAGAGGTACGCACTGTTGTTACACGTGTCATCACGGATGTTTACTACATAAATGGTGCAGAAGTGGAACGAAAGGTAGTTGAG GAGACTGAGGAGCCTGTAGTGGAGTGCCAGGAGTGTGAGACTGACACATCCTCCTCTAGAACTGCAGTGGGCTCATCCCTGACCTCAGGGGACCTTGGCGATGTCAGCTCCTTCTCATCCAAGGCCTCAAGCCTCCACCGTACATCCAGTGGAGCAAGTAGCGGTCACTCTGccacacacagcagcagcagctcagggcgAGGAACTGGAGCTGTCAAAGGGAAAGCGTGCGGGACAGAAACTGGAGAGTTTGCTCTACCCATTGGCAGAGGCATCTTAGGAAAACTAAG TCCTAGGAAAGGAGCTGGTCAGGCAGTGTCTCCTCTCAGGGTTAGCCAGACAGGAGCCCTTCCTTGTGAGGAAGATGAGGACTCTATGCTTGGCGCTCGTCAGGGTGGAAGAGCTCCTGTGACACCTCGTGGGCGAGGAAGAAGAGGCCGTCCACCATCTCGAGCAACTGGAACAAG AGATCTAACTGGATTGCCTGGTGTGGAGGATCTCTCAACTACAGCATCACCTGAGGAGAAGTCATTTATTCGTACAGTTCGCCTGCCAGATGGAGGGGAGAAACCTGACGCTGCTGGCTTCTGTGCCTTACGTCGAAGTGACTCTCCAGAAATCCCATTACAAGTCGTGGCTGGTCCTTCAGACTGTGCAGACTCATCCTCTGGAAGCAGCTTTGTGGGCCTCAGGGTTGTAGCAAAGTGGTCCTCAAATGGCTACTTCTATTCTGGGATGATTACCCAAGATGTTGGGGCAGGAAAGTACAAGCTGCTCTTTGACGACGGGTATGAATGCGATGTGCtaggaaaagatattttactCTGTGACCCTATCCCACTGGAGACTGAGGTGACTGCGCTCTCAGAGGATGAGTACTTCAGTGCAG GTGTAGTGAAGGGACACCGGAAGGAGTCTGGAGAGCTATATTACTGCATTGAAAAGGAAGGCCAGAGGAAATGGTATAAACGGATGGCTGTTATCCTGTCTCTGGAACAAGGAAATAAGCTCCGGGAGCAGTTTGGGCTAGGTCCTTATGAACCTGTCACCCCTCTGACCAAGGCAGCTGACATCAGCCTCG ATAACCTCGTGGAGGGGAAGCGGAAGCGACGTAGTAACCTTGGGTCTCCCAGCACTTCCAGCAGTAACACAACTCCTACTCGTAAAGGGCTGGAGAGTCCACGCGTCCCACTGGGAATGCTGTCCGGGAAGAGGAAACTTGTTGCTTCTGAAGATGAGAGATCCCCAGCTAAACGTGGGCGCAAGTCAGCGACAGTAAAGCCTG gagctGTGAGAGCAGCAGAGTTCGTGAGCACCTGTGAAAGTGTAGATGCTGTAGACCCCCCAGTACTGGAGGACCAACATGGCCCGTTGCCCCACAACAAGACCCTCTTTTTGGGCTATGCCTTTCTTCTCACCATGGCAACGCCAAGTGACAAATTGGTCAATCGCCAGAAACCGTCAGATGGTCCTGCAGGGAGTAGCGAAGAGGAAGAAG AATTTTTAGAGATGACTCCATACAACGAACATTACATAGCACAGCAGTTGCGAGCAGGAGCTGGCTATATCCTGGAAGACTTCAACGAAACGCAA TGTAATGCAGCATATCAGTGTCTTTTAATTGCGGACCAGCATTGTCGAACTCGGAAGTACTTACTGTGCCTTGCCAGAGGGATCCCTTGTGTGTCTCATATCTGGGTCCATGATAGCTGTCATGCTAACCAGCTTCAAAATTATCGGAATTACCTTTTGCCAGCTGGTTATAGCCTCCAGGAGCAAAAGTTGCTAGAATG gcACCCCCGAGAAAACCCATTCCATAACTTGAAGGTTCTCCTGGtgtcagagcagcagcagaacttcCTGGATCTGTGGTCTGAAATTCTCATGACAGGTGGAGCAGCATCTGTTAAACAGCATTACTCAAACGCTCACAACAAAG ATATTGCTTTGGGTGTTTATGACGTGGTGGTGACTGACTTTTCCTGCCCAGCTGGTCTCTTGAAGTGTGCAGAAGCGTTACGGCTGCCTGTTGTGTCGCAAGAGTGGGTGATCCAGAGCCTTATTGCTGGGGAGAGAGTAGGCTACAACAAGCATCCAAAATATAAACATGACTATGTCCCCCACTAA